One Tamlana carrageenivorans genomic region harbors:
- a CDS encoding glycoside hydrolase family 31 protein, whose protein sequence is MILNTELEYKGNLFPSQIVKYEKNLNVLSFTTKNGVILQVTVRRDSILRFRFTTTGIFENDFSYAITKYASRGYNHLEVTEDDDHYIITTSKLICNISKQDLRTSIYDAVDKSLICEDELGFHWEESYEFGGDVVKMSKTAQPGESYYGLGDKPVDNNLKGKRFENWVTDSYAYGRDTDPIYKTIPFYTALHNKKSYGIFFDNTFRSYFDFCHERRNITSFWAHGGEMNYYFIYGPDMGDVVVNYTDLTGKPHAMPALWALGYHQCKWSYYPESNVKEITSKFRELKIPCDAIYLDIDYMEGFRCFTWSEQHFPDPKRMVKELADDGFKTIVIIDPGIKIDMDYSVFKEGLEKDYFCKRADGPYMKGKVWPGECYFPDFTNPEVREWWADLFKELIEEIGVKGVWNDMNEPAVMDVPGKTFPNDVRHDYDGNQCSHRKAHNVYGMQMARATYQGLKKFSYPKRPFVITRAAYSGTQRYTSSWTGDNVATWDHLNIANLQAQRMCMSGFSFIGSDIGGFAEQPNGELYARWIQLGIFHPFCRTHSSGDHGDQEPWAFGDTITNVVRKFIELRYQLLPYLYTAFWRYAEEGVPILKSLVLYDQKDPQTHYRNDEFIFGEKILACPVTGPNQKGRRMYIPLGKWYNFWTDELVSGGQEIWVDADLDSMPIFVKEGAIIPKYPIQQYVGEKTIEELTLDVYYKVGNEISEVYEDATDGYDYIKGRYSLRSFKFQGKEKEIIIQQHKSGKFITTYKTFRIHFHGLPFEIKEIEIDNVIIPFEELRFKGGTSLKLTKEFSELHIIGA, encoded by the coding sequence ATGATTTTAAATACCGAATTAGAATATAAAGGGAATTTATTCCCTTCTCAAATAGTTAAATACGAAAAGAACTTAAATGTACTTTCATTTACCACGAAAAACGGCGTTATTTTACAAGTTACTGTTCGCAGAGATAGTATTTTAAGATTTCGATTTACAACCACAGGTATTTTTGAAAACGACTTTTCATATGCTATTACCAAATATGCAAGTCGTGGCTACAACCACCTTGAAGTTACCGAAGATGATGATCACTATATCATAACCACCTCTAAACTTATTTGTAATATCTCAAAACAAGATTTACGAACATCCATTTACGATGCCGTTGATAAGTCTTTAATTTGTGAAGACGAATTAGGTTTCCATTGGGAAGAGAGTTACGAATTTGGTGGTGATGTGGTTAAAATGTCTAAAACAGCCCAACCTGGCGAAAGTTACTACGGACTAGGTGATAAACCTGTAGATAACAACTTAAAAGGCAAACGTTTTGAAAACTGGGTAACCGATTCGTATGCTTACGGTCGGGATACCGATCCTATTTATAAAACCATTCCATTTTATACAGCATTACACAACAAAAAATCGTACGGTATATTTTTCGATAATACCTTTAGATCGTATTTCGACTTTTGTCACGAACGTAGAAATATTACCAGTTTTTGGGCACATGGCGGCGAAATGAACTACTATTTCATTTATGGTCCAGACATGGGCGATGTGGTAGTTAATTATACCGATTTAACAGGTAAGCCTCATGCCATGCCTGCACTATGGGCACTAGGATACCACCAATGTAAATGGAGTTATTATCCAGAATCTAACGTTAAGGAAATCACGTCTAAATTTAGAGAGTTAAAAATTCCTTGTGATGCTATTTATTTAGACATCGATTATATGGAAGGTTTTAGATGTTTCACCTGGAGCGAGCAACATTTCCCCGATCCAAAACGCATGGTGAAGGAATTGGCCGATGATGGCTTTAAAACCATAGTGATTATCGACCCAGGCATTAAAATTGACATGGATTATTCGGTATTTAAAGAAGGTCTAGAAAAAGATTACTTCTGTAAACGCGCCGATGGCCCTTATATGAAAGGAAAAGTATGGCCTGGAGAGTGTTACTTCCCAGATTTCACAAACCCAGAAGTAAGAGAGTGGTGGGCCGATTTATTTAAAGAACTTATTGAAGAGATTGGTGTAAAAGGCGTTTGGAACGATATGAACGAACCTGCTGTAATGGATGTACCAGGAAAAACTTTCCCTAACGATGTACGCCATGATTACGACGGTAACCAATGCAGCCACAGAAAGGCGCATAACGTTTACGGTATGCAAATGGCACGCGCGACTTACCAAGGTTTAAAAAAATTCTCTTATCCGAAGCGTCCTTTTGTGATTACGAGAGCGGCGTATTCTGGAACACAACGTTATACCTCGAGTTGGACTGGCGATAATGTGGCGACTTGGGATCACCTTAACATTGCCAATTTACAAGCACAACGCATGTGTATGTCTGGGTTCTCATTCATAGGATCGGATATTGGTGGTTTTGCCGAGCAGCCTAATGGCGAACTCTATGCCCGTTGGATTCAATTAGGGATATTCCATCCGTTTTGTAGAACCCACTCTTCTGGCGATCATGGCGATCAAGAACCTTGGGCTTTTGGAGATACGATTACCAATGTGGTTAGGAAATTTATCGAATTGAGATACCAACTCCTACCCTATTTATACACCGCTTTTTGGCGCTACGCCGAAGAAGGTGTGCCCATCTTAAAATCATTAGTATTATACGATCAAAAGGATCCGCAAACCCATTACAGAAACGATGAGTTTATTTTTGGAGAGAAAATTTTAGCCTGTCCCGTTACGGGTCCGAACCAGAAGGGAAGACGCATGTATATTCCACTGGGTAAATGGTATAACTTCTGGACCGATGAATTGGTGAGTGGCGGACAAGAAATTTGGGTAGATGCCGATTTAGATAGTATGCCTATTTTTGTAAAAGAAGGTGCCATTATCCCGAAATATCCGATACAACAATATGTAGGCGAAAAAACAATTGAAGAATTAACCTTAGATGTGTATTATAAAGTAGGCAACGAAATTTCAGAGGTTTATGAAGATGCTACAGATGGTTACGATTATATAAAAGGACGTTATAGCTTAAGAAGCTTTAAGTTTCAAGGGAAAGAAAAGGAAATTATTATTCAACAACATAAGTCTGGTAAATTCATTACCACCTATAAAACGTTTAGAATACACTTCCACGGACTACCTTTTGAAATTAAGGAAATAGAAATCGATAATGTGATCATTCCTTTTGAAGAACTTCGTTTTAAAGGAGGAACAAGCTTAAAGCTTACCAAAGAATTTTCTGAACTTCATATTATTGGTGCTTAA
- a CDS encoding tRNA dihydrouridine synthase, which translates to MTSTLLSSPLQGFTDFRFRNAFNHYFGGIDTFYAPYIRLNGKLKIKQSYQNDLLPENNSTLEVIPQVITNDPDEFVYVAKYVQSLGYNELNWNLGCPYPMVTKSGMGSGLICNPQRINEVLQKAHQETGILVSMKMRMGYENANEILESFPILDQYPLKNVAIHARIGKQLYKGAVDLDSFEKCIAGTKHKLYYNGDITSVSSYKKIANRFPQIDHFMIGRGLIADPFLPSMIKKNTTTYPENRWSIFSEFHDTIYQAYDAYLSGPTPIKMKMLGFWEYFAQSTSNPQKVYKAIKKASNPVKYKQAVSQIINSEMKIKSSI; encoded by the coding sequence ATGACTTCCACGCTACTTTCATCACCTTTACAGGGGTTTACCGATTTCAGGTTTCGTAATGCCTTTAACCATTATTTTGGTGGTATCGATACTTTTTATGCACCGTATATTCGTCTTAACGGTAAGCTAAAAATAAAGCAGTCCTATCAAAATGATTTATTACCCGAAAACAACAGTACATTAGAAGTAATTCCGCAAGTAATAACAAACGATCCCGACGAGTTTGTGTATGTTGCTAAATATGTTCAAAGTCTGGGCTACAATGAACTTAACTGGAATTTAGGTTGCCCATACCCCATGGTAACCAAATCTGGAATGGGTTCTGGATTAATTTGTAATCCGCAAAGAATTAATGAAGTGCTTCAAAAAGCGCATCAGGAAACGGGTATTTTAGTATCCATGAAAATGCGCATGGGTTATGAAAACGCAAATGAAATTTTAGAAAGCTTCCCTATTTTAGATCAATATCCCCTTAAAAATGTAGCCATTCATGCCAGAATTGGAAAACAGCTTTATAAAGGCGCTGTAGATCTAGATAGTTTTGAAAAGTGTATCGCTGGCACCAAACACAAACTCTATTATAACGGAGACATCACTAGCGTGTCTTCATATAAAAAAATCGCCAATCGTTTTCCACAAATCGATCATTTTATGATAGGCCGTGGGTTAATAGCCGATCCCTTTCTTCCGAGTATGATTAAAAAGAATACCACTACATATCCAGAAAACCGCTGGTCTATTTTCTCAGAATTTCACGATACCATCTATCAAGCATACGATGCTTACTTATCTGGACCAACGCCTATAAAAATGAAAATGCTTGGTTTTTGGGAATACTTTGCGCAATCTACTTCCAACCCACAAAAAGTCTATAAAGCCATAAAAAAAGCTTCAAATCCTGTAAAATACAAACAAGCGGTAAGTCAGATTATAAATTCAGAAATGAAAATTAAGTCGTCTATTTAA
- a CDS encoding DUF3995 domain-containing protein, whose translation MIIPLFLSAIFLILALIHFNWIFGGTFGLNASLPTNLEGKRVLNPKPLETVIVGLDLSFFSLFYILQSGLITFTLPHWVISVGGWLIPSIFLLRAIGEFKYVGFFKRIKHTAFGKMDTKLFSPLCLVIAIMGFLVQLYI comes from the coding sequence ATGATTATCCCTCTATTTCTAAGCGCTATTTTCCTAATCTTAGCACTCATTCATTTTAACTGGATTTTTGGTGGAACCTTTGGGTTAAATGCATCTTTACCTACCAATTTGGAAGGTAAACGGGTGTTAAACCCAAAACCTCTAGAAACGGTCATAGTAGGTCTAGACTTGTCCTTTTTTAGTCTTTTTTATATTTTACAATCTGGACTCATAACTTTTACGCTTCCTCATTGGGTGATATCGGTAGGTGGGTGGCTTATTCCTAGTATTTTCCTTCTTAGAGCTATTGGAGAGTTTAAATATGTTGGCTTTTTTAAACGTATAAAACACACGGCCTTCGGAAAAATGGATACCAAATTATTTTCCCCATTATGCCTAGTAATAGCCATTATGGGCTTCCTTGTACAACTTTATATTTAA
- a CDS encoding DUF2200 domain-containing protein: protein MITTPEHDQRIAKMFFASVYPHYLTKIEKKGRTLDELHQVMQWLTGFTPKKIEALIEENVTLEQFFKQATLNQNAHLIKGVICGYRIEDITTPLTQQVRYLDKLVDELAKGRKMEKILRSEK, encoded by the coding sequence ATGATTACAACTCCAGAACATGACCAGCGTATAGCTAAAATGTTTTTTGCCTCGGTATACCCGCACTACCTAACCAAAATAGAAAAGAAAGGCAGAACGCTGGACGAACTCCATCAGGTTATGCAGTGGTTAACAGGTTTCACACCTAAAAAAATTGAAGCACTCATTGAAGAAAACGTCACTCTTGAGCAGTTTTTTAAACAAGCAACATTAAACCAAAACGCCCACCTTATTAAAGGTGTCATCTGTGGGTACCGCATTGAAGACATCACAACACCATTAACACAGCAAGTGAGGTACTTAGATAAATTGGTAGATGAATTAGCCAAAGGTCGAAAAATGGAAAAAATTTTACGCTCTGAAAAATAA
- a CDS encoding diphthine--ammonia ligase: MTHKKKAVFNWSGGKDSALALQKVLKNQEFEIVALLTLLNEDTLKSAVHSIPLEILSRQAKSIGIPLHTVSFARNLNNYSEKMTEIAQHFKTLGVTHFIFGDLEISDAKNIREQLFNPLGIEIIEPLWHKTSTEVISEYLQSGIKSKIVVTQADQLDKSFVGQELTEKLILNLPQNVDPCGEKGEFHSLAYDGDLFKQPILFKLGETIKISHDINLANGETKTFNYWQAEISV, translated from the coding sequence ATGACTCATAAAAAAAAAGCGGTTTTTAATTGGAGTGGCGGAAAAGATTCTGCCTTAGCCCTTCAGAAAGTACTTAAAAATCAAGAATTTGAAATCGTTGCTTTATTAACATTACTGAATGAAGACACTTTAAAATCAGCCGTACATAGTATTCCTTTAGAAATTTTATCACGACAAGCTAAAAGTATTGGCATTCCGCTGCATACCGTTTCATTTGCTAGAAATTTGAATAACTACAGCGAAAAAATGACCGAAATAGCACAGCATTTCAAAACCCTTGGTGTCACTCATTTTATATTTGGTGACCTAGAAATATCGGATGCTAAAAATATAAGAGAGCAATTATTTAATCCTTTAGGAATTGAAATTATAGAACCCCTTTGGCATAAAACCTCAACCGAAGTGATTTCGGAATATTTACAGTCGGGAATAAAATCAAAAATTGTGGTTACTCAAGCCGATCAATTAGATAAAAGTTTTGTAGGCCAAGAATTAACCGAAAAATTAATATTGAATTTACCCCAAAACGTCGATCCCTGTGGTGAAAAAGGTGAATTTCATTCATTAGCTTATGATGGCGATTTGTTTAAACAGCCCATTCTTTTTAAATTAGGAGAAACAATTAAAATATCACATGATATTAATTTAGCCAACGGAGAAACCAAAACTTTCAATTATTGGCAAGCTGAAATTAGCGTTTAA
- a CDS encoding polysaccharide lyase family 7 protein, whose translation MKTKAFLKHTFSILLTVVFMMSCSANNDTDSTVTEEKEEEATPEEVDPPVEEPTNIAWKNWYLSVPINRGDGSATSIQPDAIINNDLTSSESQYFYKNDDGSYTLYTKFTGFTTSGLSPLGGKYCRTELREYWRGNQDTKDNWSMATGIHILESTMHVDFVEGNGRTIVAQIHGKSSEGIPGDPATVKIRWNNGMIQIDYYTKPENDDPWTSKYDAKLDFGRVDNEKFTFKIKIENGKMYCALVCDAKDLNIDYQEIYDYVGNGYIHENYFKTGNYFGWHDDYEKAAQVVLHEVVTKHE comes from the coding sequence ATGAAGACAAAAGCATTTTTAAAACACACATTCAGCATATTATTAACCGTTGTTTTTATGATGTCTTGTAGCGCCAATAACGACACTGATTCTACAGTTACTGAAGAAAAAGAAGAAGAAGCCACACCTGAAGAAGTTGATCCTCCGGTAGAAGAACCTACAAATATTGCATGGAAAAACTGGTACCTCTCGGTGCCTATAAACCGTGGAGATGGTAGCGCCACTTCCATTCAGCCGGATGCGATTATTAATAACGACTTAACATCCAGTGAATCGCAGTATTTTTATAAGAATGATGATGGCAGCTACACGTTGTATACTAAATTCACAGGCTTTACAACATCCGGACTTTCGCCTTTAGGAGGAAAATACTGCCGTACCGAGCTTCGCGAATACTGGCGCGGAAACCAAGACACCAAAGACAATTGGTCGATGGCTACCGGAATCCATATTTTAGAATCTACCATGCATGTTGATTTTGTTGAAGGTAATGGTAGAACTATTGTGGCTCAAATTCATGGGAAATCTTCAGAAGGTATTCCTGGCGACCCTGCAACCGTAAAAATTAGATGGAACAATGGTATGATTCAAATTGATTACTACACAAAACCTGAAAACGACGATCCATGGACTAGTAAATATGATGCTAAATTGGATTTCGGCCGTGTAGATAACGAGAAATTCACATTCAAAATTAAAATTGAAAACGGTAAAATGTACTGTGCGTTAGTTTGTGATGCGAAAGACTTAAATATCGATTACCAAGAAATTTATGACTATGTTGGTAATGGCTATATCCATGAAAATTACTTTAAAACTGGGAACTATTTTGGATGGCATGACGATTATGAAAAAGCAGCTCAAGTAGTACTTCATGAAGTGGTAACCAAACATGAATAA
- the glgB gene encoding 1,4-alpha-glucan branching protein GlgB, translating to MAQTTVYSLFTDFDINLFKTGKHYRLYEKFGSHIVTVDGIEGTYFAVWAPSAKKVSVIGDFNYWKANEHELNVRWDSSGIWEGFIPFVGKGNLYKYKIESHNNGIVTEKADPYARRCEHPPKTASVVWEDTYKWKDKTWLKNRKKHNAIDAPFSVYEVHLGSWKKNIEEDRSLSYYELADDLVNYVKDMNFTHVELMPIMEFPYDPSWGYQITGYFAPTSRFGYPEEFKYLVDKLHQNDIGIILDWVPSHFPEDPHGLGFFDGSNLYEHPDPKKGYHQDWKSLIFNYERNEVRSFLISNAVFWLDQYHADGLRVDAVASMLFLDYSREDGQWEPNMYGGRENLAVISFLKELNEEIYASFPDVQTIAEESTAFPMVSKPTSIGGLGFGMKWMMGWMHDTLEYFQKDPIYRKYHQNDITFSLAYAFTENFMLPLSHDEVVYGKNSILGRMPGDEWQRFANLRLLYGYMFTHPGTKLLFMGGEIGQYNEWNFQGSVEWNLLDFNPHQNTQNYVKALNKLYKTTPALYENGFSHEGFEWISYDDHENSVISYIRKGYKEKDQVVVVCNMTPNLMENYKIGVNQKGRLSEIFNSDDESFGGSGVKNNKSISIKKTAWNGKAFSADIILPPLGIVVFKIG from the coding sequence ATGGCACAAACGACAGTTTACAGTCTGTTTACAGACTTCGATATTAACCTCTTCAAAACAGGGAAACATTATAGATTATACGAAAAATTTGGCTCACATATAGTGACTGTCGATGGTATAGAAGGCACTTATTTTGCCGTTTGGGCACCAAGCGCTAAAAAGGTTTCGGTAATTGGCGATTTTAATTACTGGAAAGCAAACGAACATGAGCTTAATGTGCGTTGGGATTCTAGCGGTATTTGGGAGGGCTTCATCCCTTTTGTTGGTAAAGGCAACTTATATAAATACAAAATTGAAAGTCATAATAACGGTATCGTTACCGAAAAAGCCGATCCCTATGCTAGACGCTGTGAGCATCCGCCAAAAACCGCTTCAGTTGTTTGGGAAGACACCTATAAATGGAAGGATAAAACCTGGCTGAAAAACCGTAAAAAACACAATGCTATTGATGCACCTTTTTCAGTATATGAAGTCCATCTAGGCTCGTGGAAAAAAAATATCGAAGAGGACAGATCGCTATCTTATTATGAACTTGCAGACGATTTAGTAAACTACGTTAAAGACATGAATTTCACGCACGTGGAACTCATGCCAATCATGGAGTTTCCCTACGACCCATCGTGGGGCTACCAAATAACAGGTTACTTTGCTCCTACTTCGCGTTTTGGCTATCCCGAAGAGTTTAAATACCTTGTCGATAAACTGCACCAAAACGACATCGGTATTATTCTAGACTGGGTACCATCCCACTTTCCTGAAGACCCGCATGGACTAGGCTTTTTTGATGGCTCTAATTTATACGAACACCCCGATCCTAAAAAAGGCTATCACCAAGATTGGAAAAGTTTGATTTTTAATTACGAACGCAATGAAGTCCGTTCCTTTTTAATTAGTAACGCTGTATTTTGGTTAGACCAATACCACGCCGATGGCTTACGTGTTGATGCTGTGGCCTCTATGCTATTTTTAGATTATTCTAGAGAAGATGGCCAATGGGAACCCAATATGTACGGTGGAAGAGAAAACCTTGCAGTAATCAGTTTTTTAAAGGAATTAAACGAAGAAATATATGCTTCCTTCCCCGATGTGCAAACCATAGCCGAAGAATCTACAGCATTCCCTATGGTTTCTAAACCGACCTCTATAGGCGGTTTAGGTTTTGGTATGAAATGGATGATGGGTTGGATGCACGACACCCTAGAATATTTCCAAAAAGATCCTATTTATAGAAAATACCATCAAAACGACATTACTTTCAGTTTGGCTTATGCCTTTACCGAAAATTTTATGCTACCACTATCTCATGATGAGGTCGTTTATGGTAAAAACTCCATACTAGGTAGAATGCCAGGAGACGAATGGCAACGTTTTGCCAACTTGCGTTTATTATACGGCTATATGTTTACCCATCCAGGAACCAAACTTTTATTTATGGGTGGCGAGATTGGACAATACAACGAATGGAATTTCCAAGGAAGCGTGGAATGGAACTTGTTGGATTTTAACCCACACCAAAACACTCAAAACTATGTTAAAGCTTTAAACAAACTTTACAAAACCACACCTGCTTTATACGAAAATGGTTTTAGTCATGAAGGTTTTGAATGGATTAGTTACGATGACCACGAGAATTCGGTAATCTCATATATTAGAAAGGGTTATAAAGAAAAAGATCAAGTGGTCGTGGTTTGTAATATGACACCAAACCTTATGGAGAATTACAAAATTGGTGTTAACCAAAAAGGTAGGTTATCTGAAATTTTTAATAGCGATGACGAGTCCTTTGGCGGTAGTGGCGTAAAAAACAATAAATCAATTAGTATTAAAAAAACAGCATGGAATGGTAAAGCTTTTTCTGCTGATATCATCCTACCACCATTAGGGATAGTAGTTTTTAAAATTGGATAG
- a CDS encoding glucose-1-phosphate adenylyltransferase, with the protein MINNKVLSIILGGGQGSRLYPLTHQRSKPAVPIAGKYRLVDIPISNCINADIKRMFVLTQFNSASLNRHIKDTYHFSFFSSAFVDVLAAEQTPTNKGWFQGTADAVRQSMHHFLRHDFEYALILSGDQLYQMDYAEMIAAHEKSGAEISIATIPVDDKDAPGFGILKSNEDSIITSFIEKPDPSLLPEWTSDVSEEMKQQGRHYLASMGIYIFNRDLLVKLMADESTIDFGKEIIPQSIEKHKTLSYQYEGYWTDIGNIDSFFEANLGLTDDIPKFDLYDKTKRIYTHARMLPTTKVAGTTLDKAVLAEGCIIGAAKIERSVIGIRSRIGTETTIIKTYMMGSDYYETLQEIEENKIEILMGIGDRCFIKNAILDKNCRIGDDVRINGGSHLEDTETDTYVIKDGIVVIKIGATIPHGFVI; encoded by the coding sequence ATGATTAACAACAAGGTTTTATCCATTATCCTAGGTGGTGGACAAGGTTCTAGATTATATCCCTTAACACATCAAAGATCGAAACCCGCAGTACCGATAGCTGGGAAATACAGATTGGTAGATATCCCCATTTCTAACTGTATAAATGCCGATATTAAACGTATGTTCGTATTAACCCAATTTAATTCGGCTTCACTTAACCGTCATATTAAAGACACCTATCATTTTAGTTTTTTTAGTAGTGCTTTTGTAGATGTATTAGCCGCAGAGCAAACCCCAACCAATAAAGGCTGGTTTCAAGGTACTGCCGATGCCGTAAGACAAAGCATGCACCACTTTTTAAGACACGATTTTGAATATGCTTTAATTCTATCTGGCGATCAACTCTATCAAATGGATTATGCTGAAATGATTGCAGCTCATGAAAAAAGTGGGGCAGAAATCTCGATTGCAACCATACCTGTTGATGATAAAGATGCTCCAGGTTTTGGTATCCTTAAATCTAATGAAGATAGTATTATTACCTCATTTATTGAAAAACCAGACCCTAGTTTATTACCCGAATGGACATCGGATGTAAGTGAGGAAATGAAACAACAAGGCCGACACTACTTGGCGTCGATGGGAATTTACATTTTTAATAGAGATTTATTAGTAAAACTCATGGCCGACGAATCGACCATAGATTTCGGTAAAGAAATTATTCCTCAATCTATTGAAAAACATAAAACCTTAAGCTACCAATATGAAGGGTATTGGACAGATATTGGAAACATAGATTCGTTTTTTGAAGCCAATCTTGGATTAACAGACGATATTCCAAAATTCGATTTATACGATAAAACCAAACGTATATACACCCACGCCAGAATGCTTCCAACAACCAAAGTTGCAGGAACAACCTTAGATAAGGCCGTATTGGCAGAAGGCTGTATTATTGGAGCTGCAAAAATTGAACGCTCTGTTATTGGAATACGTTCCAGAATAGGAACCGAAACCACCATTATAAAAACCTATATGATGGGTAGCGATTATTATGAAACCCTTCAAGAAATTGAAGAAAACAAAATAGAAATTTTAATGGGTATAGGCGATCGCTGTTTTATAAAAAATGCGATTCTCGACAAAAACTGCCGTATTGGGGATGATGTAAGAATAAATGGTGGATCACATCTAGAAGATACAGAAACCGATACTTATGTGATTAAAGATGGCATTGTAGTAATCAAAATTGGCGCAACGATTCCTCATGGATTTGTAATATAA
- a CDS encoding glycogen synthase, with translation MTIIHISAECYPIAKVGGLADVVGALPKYQNGSNIRSQVVMPFYDNAFTRENSFAPVYNSSVALGDTTYPVNILVLDEKPLDFDVFFIDIPELLFKDYVYASSDTERFLAFQIATLDWLLTWDTYPDIIHCHDHHTGLIPFMLQESYKYQSFRKTPNLLTIHNAQYQGWFSHNKVNLIPPFNFDHVGLLDWGGNINPLAAAIKCAWGVTTVSPSYMEELKQQANGLEHLLSSEHEKCVGILNGIDNHEWNPETDTFLIKNYSVKTVTTGAKANKKYLCERFNLNPKKPLFAFIGRLVYEKGSDLFPEVFKQALEHYDISILLLGSGDPETQNQLEALKPPFEGRFNAHIGYDERLSHIFYAGADFLLMPSRVEPCGLNQMYALRYGTIPIVRRIGGLKDTVTDISAEGGFGICHNNTSVPDIITAIERALILYKNQKEYKTIQTKIMEIDHSWDVSARDYINLYNSLIKLN, from the coding sequence ATGACTATTATTCATATAAGTGCCGAATGTTATCCTATAGCTAAAGTTGGAGGTTTGGCAGATGTTGTTGGTGCATTACCTAAATACCAAAACGGATCTAACATAAGATCTCAGGTTGTTATGCCTTTTTACGACAATGCCTTCACAAGAGAAAATTCTTTTGCACCCGTATATAATTCTAGCGTAGCATTAGGAGACACCACCTACCCTGTAAACATTTTAGTTTTAGACGAAAAACCACTAGATTTTGATGTGTTTTTTATCGATATCCCTGAGCTTTTGTTTAAAGACTATGTGTATGCTTCATCGGATACCGAACGCTTTTTGGCTTTTCAAATCGCAACTTTAGATTGGTTACTTACATGGGATACTTATCCAGACATTATTCATTGTCATGACCACCATACAGGACTAATTCCTTTTATGCTGCAAGAAAGTTATAAGTATCAATCATTTAGAAAAACACCTAATCTATTAACCATACATAATGCCCAATACCAAGGTTGGTTTTCACATAACAAAGTGAATTTAATTCCTCCTTTTAATTTCGACCATGTTGGTTTGTTAGATTGGGGGGGCAACATTAACCCTTTGGCAGCCGCTATAAAATGTGCTTGGGGAGTAACTACGGTTTCACCAAGCTATATGGAAGAGCTCAAACAACAAGCAAACGGTTTAGAGCACTTATTAAGTAGCGAACATGAAAAATGTGTTGGAATTTTAAATGGTATTGATAACCACGAATGGAATCCCGAAACCGATACATTCCTTATAAAAAACTATAGTGTTAAAACCGTAACTACTGGTGCTAAAGCCAATAAAAAGTACCTCTGTGAACGTTTTAATCTAAACCCTAAAAAACCACTTTTTGCCTTTATTGGGCGCTTGGTTTATGAAAAGGGGTCCGATCTATTTCCAGAAGTTTTTAAACAGGCTTTAGAACATTATGACATATCCATTTTGCTTTTAGGCTCGGGAGATCCTGAAACTCAAAATCAGCTTGAAGCTTTAAAACCACCGTTTGAAGGTCGTTTTAATGCCCATATTGGATACGACGAACGATTATCGCACATCTTTTATGCTGGAGCCGATTTTTTACTTATGCCTTCTAGAGTCGAGCCTTGTGGCCTAAATCAAATGTATGCCTTACGTTATGGCACCATTCCCATAGTACGACGTATTGGCGGACTAAAAGATACCGTTACCGACATTAGTGCGGAAGGTGGCTTTGGGATTTGTCACAACAACACCAGTGTTCCTGATATTATTACAGCAATAGAAAGAGCATTGATTCTATATAAAAACCAAAAAGAATACAAAACCATACAAACTAAAATCATGGAAATAGACCACTCTTGGGATGTTTCAGCTCGTGATTACATAAACTTATATAATTCTCTAATAAAACTAAATTAA